A genomic stretch from Candidatus Nitrotoga arctica includes:
- a CDS encoding cell division protein ZipA C-terminal FtsZ-binding domain-containing protein, which produces MSELQISLLGIGVAVVLIIYIYNWWQQRQYRHKFGAAFKHRHEDILYRPAEVIPTDELLVEKMEQAVPIDILPKESQPGYTIDAVCVLLDEKTDYIAMISPKSPVGADALKLLWQQRFDFGKNVHVCGLSAASGEWEKVIADSPLAYTSFKLALQLVNRSGAVSEARLMDFRELARMIAAQLHTSVVLPDVAKTAAHAVELDTFCAGVDQMIGLNILPSDKHILSGNDIARVAEQYDLRLQADGAFHLVDTHGHTLFSLCNEDNTPFQHHTLGQLHVDGLTLLLDVPRVEQPSLGFDQMVILARQLASELRATIVDANHVALSEDSITLIRERIAAVEAEMRANHIIAGSAQARRLFS; this is translated from the coding sequence ATGAGTGAACTACAAATTAGCTTGCTCGGCATCGGCGTCGCCGTGGTGCTGATAATATATATTTATAATTGGTGGCAGCAACGCCAGTATCGACACAAGTTCGGTGCGGCGTTCAAGCATAGGCATGAAGATATATTGTATCGTCCAGCTGAAGTAATCCCGACAGATGAATTGCTGGTCGAGAAGATGGAACAGGCCGTACCCATTGATATATTGCCCAAAGAATCGCAGCCCGGCTACACGATAGATGCAGTGTGTGTATTGTTGGATGAGAAGACCGATTACATTGCAATGATTTCGCCTAAAAGCCCGGTGGGTGCAGATGCGCTAAAATTGTTATGGCAGCAACGCTTTGATTTTGGTAAAAACGTCCATGTGTGTGGCTTAAGTGCGGCGAGCGGCGAATGGGAGAAAGTGATTGCCGATAGTCCATTGGCCTACACTTCATTTAAATTGGCATTACAACTGGTTAATCGTTCCGGCGCAGTGAGTGAAGCTAGATTGATGGATTTTCGCGAGCTCGCACGAATGATTGCAGCACAATTGCATACCAGTGTGGTACTGCCGGATGTTGCAAAAACTGCCGCGCACGCGGTAGAGTTGGATACATTCTGCGCTGGCGTAGATCAAATGATCGGCCTTAATATTTTGCCTAGCGATAAACACATACTGTCTGGCAACGATATCGCGCGCGTGGCTGAGCAGTACGATTTACGTTTGCAAGCAGACGGTGCTTTCCATTTAGTTGATACGCACGGACATACTCTGTTCAGCCTGTGCAATGAAGACAACACACCATTTCAACACCATACTTTGGGCCAATTGCATGTAGATGGCCTGACTTTATTGCTGGACGTGCCGCGTGTGGAGCAGCCTTCTTTAGGTTTTGACCAAATGGTGATTTTGGCACGACAACTGGCTAGCGAACTGCGTGCAACCATAGTGGATGCGAACCATGTGGCATTAAGCGAAGATAGCATTACGCTAATCCGTGAGCGCATTGCTGCTGTTGAGGCTGAAATGCGAGCCAACCACATTATTGCTGGCAGCGCCCAAGCGCGCAGGCTGTTTTCCTAG